ACCGAGACACTCGGGCAGCGTTTTCGGACTCATGAATACTGTTGGCGCTATCCCTGGTCAGTATTTTCGCCTTAAAATGCGCGTCCTCAAACTTCAAATGAGCAAAAGGCCTCAGTTCAAGCACGCGAATGCGAAACAAACCCAGTTTTCATGTGGGTTTCTTCATTCTTTATGCGTTTCTTTCAGTAGATAAAACTATGCTCACAAAAATAGAGTCGTAAAGTCAATTTGTACAAAAACTTTTTATGCTTTAAGATTTTGCTAAACAATAAACTAAAATTTCATCTTCctagtttataaaaaaaaaaaaacataattccGAAAACGGAATTGTAACAAGgactttgttttatttaaaatgatGTTGAAAACACGAAAGTTCTTCTCTTCTAGGTTTCGTTGGAGTCTACTTTGCTGGATACATTTTGCACATGACCCACAGCTGGCCTGTGGTCTTTCTTTATATCGCCGCTATCGATACATTCGGCTGGGCCGTGTATCTGGCGTTTGGAGGTGGTAAACCAATCATATGATTTTTTGTATAATAAGATGGGTGTATCGGAagtgtaaataaaataatttatagaCAACATCGTTCATCGTCCGTTTCCAAACGCTCTTGTTCGAGCATTTTCGACATGTATGGACCGTCCAATTCGTAgcccatttttctataataatttCGCGTCCCAACACCCGAAATCACTGCTATTTTTTCGGAACCATGTTCCTCTCGCGCAATACGCTCCGCTTCTTCCATTAATAACATACCAAATCCTTGGTGCTGGAATTTCGTTGGATCACGCGCGTTCACTGGTACCACGCTACCGTAAACGTGAAGCTCCCGGACTATCGAACATTTCCCTTTCAATTCGGACCTGTAACGCGAGGAAAAAccaaaatttgaatgttttgTTTTGCAAAACAAAATGTGCTCGGTTGACAGGATTATGTGATGTGTATGTTCGAGCATCTCTTATAAATTGCGCACCTAAATGTTTCATCGGAACATTTCCGCAGTCTGAGAAGTCCAACGAGAATGTCCTGAGTAGGATCCTCGTAAGAAAGGAACGTTTCCCAACCGTTGTTGGCCGTATAATCACGCCGGATCAACTCGACCTCGTACGGTTGGATTTTGTTATGAATCTCCTGGATTCCGACTTCACGGGTCCTGACGTCACGACAATCCGTTCCGAAATCTTTCATACGTGCGAGAGCCAATTCTCGGAGATTACCGTGCTCAACGCCAGAGCTGGAGTGAGACATTGAATTAATGAACGACGGTTTAATGATTCTTTTTTTacagaaggaaaaaacatgCAGCATGTTAGCTTCttcaattttgatgaaaattcttaaatgtGTTTACCTGACCAATGGCATTGGAATATCTCTTTGAACGCGATAAACTCGAGTCCAGGGTGGGATAAGGGCGAGGATCCTTGCAATTAAATCGACCAAAGTGCTCGGTGGATAACTTTTGTATCTGCCGGTTTTCCAAAGCTCGTACAATCCTGTACCGCGGATAACGAGGGTTGGATAAATCTTGAGACCGTCAGCTCTGAAAGctggattttcgaaaaattcctgTAAATGTAATGAAATTCTCATTACAAATTTGTGGAGAAACAGCAATAATTTACATGCCAATCTGGTGACTCACGACAAATTGCTCGATGTCTCGTTCGATATCAACGTTCGGAAGATCCGGCATCATGTGTGCGATCACCTTGAACCCAGCGTCTTTAGATAATTGAAAACTCTCGCATACCGCATGAACCGTGTGCCCTCGATTCGTGTCACGAGCTACGTCTTCGTAAACCGATTGAACACCAATCTCGAGCCTTGTGCATctgtttttaaaataaaatttacaattCCAAGATGTCGATTTCTTTGAAACCGAATTTTTCGGTGGCTCTACGAATTTTTGCTTCTCAGTAAGTTTATgattttactttttactctcattattttgatattttctttttttttgcagttttcaatatttttaaatggaCCATTCTAATTTACCCGTAACGAAGCATATCCGATAAATGTTTCTTCAGACAATAATCTGGACGCGTTTCAATCGTGATTCCAATACATTTAGTCCTGCTGcgttctgaaaatttcacagcCTCGTCAACGGTATTGCTAACATGCCCGGAGAGCGCATCGTGCAAGTTTCTGATGAAAAAATCTCTGTAGTCTTCCGGCAGGGACATAAACGTGCCTCCCATGACAATGAATTCGACTTTGTCAACGCTGTGGCCCAATTGTTTCAACTGAAAAATCAAATGCAACTTTTGAAGAATTCTTCAATTGGTTTTAATGTAGCGGAGATGAAATTCTGAATCAAACCTGTTCAACTCTGTGCCTTGTTTGCAAAAAAGGATCGTATCGAGCCCGGATCGCTCTCATTGATGTTGGCTCGTACCCTGTGTACGATTGTGTGGAATATTCGAAATCCGAGTCCGGACCTCCGGGACAATACACACAGATATTTCCTGTCATGTTTATATGGGGACATCTATGTGGTTTGCACATTACGGCAACAACGGCAATCTGCAGGATgaaattcaatgtatttttgtttgtatcTAATCGTGTCACAAGATTTTGATGCGTCATCAGCATCAGAGGATTTGAATCTGACAATAAAGCGCAATGTTGTAACTTACACCACTGGCGGTCCTGATAGGTTTAGCTTTGAGTTTTGGAACAAGAATATTTTTGGCATCGGCCGGAACTGAGGCAATAATGTCAACGAGTCTAGGGGAGGATGAGAGTCCATACTTGGAGGAGATTcgagttttcaatttgttgagATCGACGTCCCTGTGTTGTTCGTGAGCGATCAAGAGTTCTTGAATTATTTCACCGATTGTCATAACCATTCGTTCCTCCTTGCTCTCGGTAAAGACTGCCGGAAAATAATGACAAACCGACGGTTAGgtcaaaatataatttttttactcgaatTATAGTTCatgaaatctattttttttacctttgcGTTTTCGCACCATGATTGAAAAGTCCTTGTTCCAATTGAGTACAAATGAACGACAATAAAGGGCACTTTATCCCGCACAGTTATTCTTAGTAATCTTACACCTTATTACACGTGTGGATTTGTACAcctgaaaaaaacgagagtggTTCGCTTCGCAGATAGAAAATACGTGCAGCGCTATTGGCGAAACTACAGTGGTCAGCTGTTCAGATGGCACACCCACTACCCACAATGGGTaaaacagaattttcaatCTCAGAATGATTTTgtgtacacatatatataattgaattttatcattttcaacattattcAAATAgagacaaacaaaaaaactcgATCGTTAATCGTTTATATATATGAGCTCGAGCTCGAGCCAAAAGTGGAATTACGTGTGCACGACTCAATCGATATCGACAAACGACAAAGAGTCTTTATTTCGCATGGGAGAAAATAGATTTTTGGATAATAAAAAGTACATGAACACGAACGTAAaactatttttctccaaagtcAATAACAATGATTTATTCAGATGTCATATAAGGATTACACGTACGATCTtttatttgttcattttttttcgtcgaacaGAGGTTATTGGGTTTGAACAGTCGCTGTTGTTGCATTACATAAATACCATTCCTTTATGCCCGCCTGTGAACAGTGTCATAAAATTCACAAAGAAATCACGTGGACTTCATCGTAATACGGATTCCAATGAGAACGCTACGGCACACCGTGACAGCTGGTAAATCGcagggaaaacacaaaattaCATTGGCATCGTTTGAGTATCACGAATCTTATTAAATCGTACAAATAGTATGCCATTTTCAACACATCGAACCCACACGAATTGTTTTCACGTTCAGAATCAAAATTAATTATCGGCGCGATCTTGCAAACATTTCTCACTTCAATTCACTGCCAGCTACACACTTCCTGCTTCAACGCTTTTTCAACTTTAACTTTTCCTAGGAACTTATTTCGTATATATGCAAGAACATTCTTATAAGGAAGACACttgcattttttcctcaatcaaccacactaaaatttattcattttaatatttttgaacCATTTCTCGCTGTCTTCCGTAAATTCTCAAAAACGATAAcacattattgtttttttgttccgCGTGTGTGTTCATTCAACAACGTGTGTCCGACTAGCATCTAATCGTCATTCTTTTCGCTAAAATCTCAATGAGGTAATAATATAGGCGTGCTTATTGTTTATTGTATTTcgcaacaataataatacgaTGCAAAGCGTTATTTGTGCACCGGAGTCTCGAGGGGGCAATGCGGGTCACTCGATACGACTTTCGGGGTAATAAGAGTCGCTAGGATTGTCTGGCAGGGTAATGAGAGTCAGTACGATGTTCGTGTAGGCCAATAGGGGTCACTTCGATTCCAACCGGGGTAATAAGGATCAGGGGCGTTCGAACGATTTTATTTGCTTCGAAAAATCAAGACTCCGTCACATTTTTTGGTATACGAGCGTGAGGGTTGTGCGGCGAATGTACGCACTACATGCGaatgcttgaaaaatattctattAATATTTTACGAATAATTCAACATGAaataagtagaaaaaaaaaaattaaaacattcGCGCTTCGTTTTTACACAGTTTTCTACATTCTTCGCAGTCTCGAAGCTCCTTTTTTTTAAAGCCAATCACACGATTCTATGTAAATAACCTATGATGAACACGgttccaatatttttcgtaattatCGTTCATTATGTTTTTCCAGGGacttttgtattattttataattacgaTCGATCGTATCCTCGATCTCGGGATTAATCGTCAATCCGGTTAAGCGGCTTTTTGCGAGGAGtttttcacattttgcttctttttttgtgtaaaattttttttttttttttttttttttcattcattttcgatTCTGACTCCGTTTTACAGTGTTTTTAAtacgtgtgtgcgtgcgcgcgcgctaTAACGTATAATCACAGCCCATTGCACTAGTTTCATCGTACAGGTTTgatcaatcgttttttttttcttctcttaacTCTCTATGCAtgtagaattattattattatttatataatcAGAAAAGAAGCTCTTATTTCGATTATCATATTTACCAAGCGAATCAAGCATTGCTGGCCAATACCCTCTCGCAAAAAATCATCGTCGTTGTTGCAAAGATTTCATGTTTGttggttttaattttttcagttttcttttttccttcatctcTCGTTCAGGTTTACGTATTTATCATAAAGATTTAATTTAAGGATACCTCGATGATTGTGCTGGCACGATGTAAGATCGTTAAGCTTATAAATTTTGTGGTCGCTCGGCCGCGgagctcgaaaattttgacaattcgAATCTTCGaactcaaaaaaattattgagtattttggataaatgaaatcttgaaaggAGTTCACaataattcgtaaaaaaataaacttttcttAAAATCGAAGCAAAACTTTTTGATTGCGAGGTTAATTCGGTCTCTCGTTCCTCGATTagcatacgaataaataattctcgaaaaaaaagtccGGAATACACCATAAAGTTTgcaataattggaaaaaaaaatctccaagtAGGCGAAATCGCGTAGAAATgtgaggaaaaattgaaaaaaaaattcgatcgcACGGCAACGTCGCGACCACCGATATAAAATGGcattataattaatttttaatcGTTCTTGTTTTTATACTTCGGTATACATTTTCAGATTTACtaaaatagcaaaaagtgTTGGATATGTCTGTCGTACACGTATGCAGCTACTTTTTGGCATTGTCGTCGACGGTTAATAAAGTGGTTTTCGAGTTATCAATTATTTCTAACTACATAATTAGTACAGTATCCGAGTAAAGGGATATTTAATTATCGAGGAAGTATCAAAGCCGAAGATCGTTTTGTAAGAGCAattattctctctttctcatattCTCTCATTCTCGACAGTTTCGTCGCTCATTAAAGAATTGTACGAGATTATAAAGCGGTTTATGGGAAAATGTGAATAAATTCTGCGAGGGCTTAACGCAGGATAAAAAAATCCTTCCACTTTGAAATTGATAaagagaatgtttttttttttttttttttttttttgttgtttcgttAAGTTGAGCTGCggagaaaaacgagaattttccaacgaatattttgtaattattgtcggaaaattgaaataagggAAGGAAAATGTGGAGAGGAAACACgtgagagaaggagagattAAGGTTGGCGCATTGCAGGTACCCAACTTCCCCCATACCATCGCCGTATCTCCTCTCTCCACCGGTATATATCTCATCTCAATCCCCCACAAACTTCATCGAGTCATCTCGTCCTCGTCACTCAGAAAGGTTCGATTCCTCGAAGTGGAATTTCCTCCAGCGGACTCATTAATTCGTTAAATCGTTTTAGTTGAGCTCCCTTTCCCGAGAATTATTGATGTCCGGCCCGGCGAGTATAAAATAGCAAACATTCGTGTTGAAAGGATTTCTATATCACTTTGAAGCTCCCCCTGTGACTTTTGgactcgaaaaattccaaTGAGAGCGTGTGCACGTAATTTACTTTCATTCCGATTCGAAAAGCCTCGAGCTCTCGAGAAGATGAACGCGAAAATATTCGGAGATGGGGAATAAAATGTGCGTCGTTGAAACATggagaatttgaaaacttttctcgaattttctaaatttttaaatcattttcattattactcAACTCGCTGTGGGCTTTCATTGAAGATTccgtttttaaaaaatcactcgaagaatgaagagacgaaaaaataaattggataTTCAATTTGATGAAAGGAATTGAGGAAATTGGATTGTCGGGATTTTTCGAgtatgaataaatttcgaggGACGGTCTAATCAGGAATTTCATACAGAAAGAGCAAGCTGAAGCATTGTTTGATGAAACTGCCCGTCGAGAGAACATCACGCTCTACGCTTCCTATATACATTATACCCTTACATTCAACTCGACACGTTAATTAGACTAATTTATTAGTGCGCTTGTTAAACACGAACGAGGCTTTGTTCCTCGACGTGGGTGTCTGCATGGATAACACAATTAATCAAACGGACCATTTCACCTCCACTGGTTCAGCCGTCTCTCGTAAACCTCACATCCTTGCGGTGTTTCATACGTCAAGCAATGACATTTTGGCGTACAACGTATTTGCTATCAGGACCGCATCGTTTTGTCACGAGGCTTGAAGGGCCTTCGCGAGGAATTTGGGCTGATTGATAATTTAcaaattaatcaaatttttatcgatttactgacgtaaattcaatttttctcattattgcAATTGAGATTCATACGATCGTTGTGTGTTCGTAGAGTTAATTTCCGttgaacaacaattttttttgctct
The window above is part of the Venturia canescens isolate UGA chromosome 5, ASM1945775v1, whole genome shotgun sequence genome. Proteins encoded here:
- the Elp3 gene encoding elongator complex protein 3, which produces MVRKRKVFTESKEERMVMTIGEIIQELLIAHEQHRDVDLNKLKTRISSKYGLSSSPRLVDIIASVPADAKNILVPKLKAKPIRTASGIAVVAVMCKPHRCPHINMTGNICVYCPGGPDSDFEYSTQSYTGYEPTSMRAIRARYDPFLQTRHRVEQLKQLGHSVDKVEFIVMGGTFMSLPEDYRDFFIRNLHDALSGHVSNTVDEAVKFSERSRTKCIGITIETRPDYCLKKHLSDMLRYGCTRLEIGVQSVYEDVARDTNRGHTVHAVCESFQLSKDAGFKVIAHMMPDLPNVDIERDIEQFVEFFENPAFRADGLKIYPTLVIRGTGLYELWKTGRYKSYPPSTLVDLIARILALIPPWTRVYRVQRDIPMPLVSSGVEHGNLRELALARMKDFGTDCRDVRTREVGIQEIHNKIQPYEVELIRRDYTANNGWETFLSYEDPTQDILVGLLRLRKCSDETFRSELKGKCSIVRELHVYGSVVPVNARDPTKFQHQGFGMLLMEEAERIAREEHGSEKIAVISGVGTRNYYRKMGYELDGPYMSKMLEQERLETDDERCCL